A single genomic interval of Deltaproteobacteria bacterium harbors:
- the radC gene encoding DNA repair protein RadC, producing MPHRRSHSIKTWPAYERPREKMLDAGPERLSDAELLAVVFPTAARGAPNAVDQARVWLERLGSLRGLVDAPVRALRATPGIGAARAATVQALGELARRYGQQRLARGTPLRTSAEVYRHCGERLAALRKEQFHVILLDGKNRPLKDVRVSEGTLTASLVHPREVFVPVIEESAAAVILVHNHPSGDPTPSAEDIAITRRLREVGELMGVQVLDHVIIGHGRYVSFSDEGL from the coding sequence ATGCCGCATCGTCGATCGCACTCCATCAAGACGTGGCCGGCCTACGAGCGACCGCGCGAGAAGATGCTCGACGCCGGCCCCGAGCGCCTGTCGGACGCGGAGCTCCTCGCCGTGGTCTTTCCAACCGCGGCACGCGGGGCGCCGAACGCCGTCGATCAAGCGCGCGTCTGGCTGGAGCGCCTCGGCTCGCTCCGCGGGCTCGTCGACGCGCCGGTGCGCGCGCTCCGCGCCACGCCCGGGATCGGCGCCGCGCGCGCCGCCACGGTGCAGGCCCTCGGCGAGCTCGCGCGCCGCTACGGGCAGCAACGGCTCGCCCGCGGGACGCCGCTTCGCACGAGCGCCGAGGTCTACCGGCATTGCGGCGAGCGCCTGGCGGCGCTTCGCAAGGAACAGTTCCACGTCATCCTGCTCGACGGCAAGAACCGCCCCCTCAAGGACGTGCGCGTCTCGGAGGGCACGCTCACGGCGTCGCTCGTCCACCCCCGCGAGGTGTTCGTCCCGGTGATCGAGGAGAGCGCGGCCGCCGTTATCCTCGTCCACAACCACCCGAGCGGCGATCCGACGCCGAGCGCGGAGGACATCGCGATCACGCGGCGGCTGCGGGAGGTGGGCGAGCTCATGGGCGTGCAGGTGCTCGACCACGTCATCATCGGGCACGGGCGCTACGTCAGCTTCTCCGACGAGGGGCTCTGA
- a CDS encoding ribonuclease J, with translation MNDDVLRIVPLGGLGEIGLNMMLIEYGESAVAVDCGVMFPEPSMLGIDLVIPDLTYLRERPDRLKAILCTHGHEDHVGALPFVTRELPVPTYATPFAHALVAQKLEEHALASPLERFKAGDTWRVGPFEIEAIHITHSIVDAVGLAIRTPLGTIVHTGDFKFDQTPLDGLPSDLRRFAALGDAGVLALLSDSTNVDRPGVTPSERSLTARFEATFQRARGRVLVATFASHLHRIQQVLDVSAKTGRRVAVLGRGMVQNVQTGQELGYLRVPSGLIVDLAEARGLPPDRVTLLSTGSQGEPLSALARIAMDDHKQVKIEAGDTVIMSSRIIPGNEKPIGDVINHLCRRGAEVLHEPLAGLHVSGHASQSELRLMLQLTRPRYFVPVHGEYRHLVRHTALAAEMGVAPSECFLLEDGDVLEIDAAGARRAEPVASGRVFVDGKGVGDVGDVVLRDRRHLSDGGLVLAILAVNQHTGEIISGPDLISRGFVFEDDSQPYFERAKEAVLEALAALAPESRTVPAEVKEEMRKTLRRYFKKTLERRPVILPVVMEL, from the coding sequence ATGAACGACGACGTATTGCGGATCGTCCCCCTCGGTGGTCTCGGCGAGATCGGCCTCAACATGATGCTGATCGAGTACGGCGAGAGCGCCGTTGCGGTCGACTGCGGCGTCATGTTTCCCGAGCCGTCGATGCTCGGCATCGACCTCGTCATCCCCGACCTCACGTACCTCCGCGAGCGGCCCGACCGCCTGAAGGCCATCCTCTGCACGCACGGGCACGAGGACCACGTCGGCGCGCTCCCGTTCGTGACGCGCGAGCTGCCGGTGCCGACCTACGCGACGCCCTTCGCGCACGCGCTCGTCGCGCAGAAGCTCGAGGAGCACGCGCTCGCGTCGCCGCTCGAGCGCTTCAAGGCGGGCGACACGTGGCGCGTCGGCCCCTTCGAGATCGAGGCGATCCACATCACCCACAGCATCGTCGACGCCGTGGGGCTCGCGATCCGGACGCCGCTCGGCACGATCGTCCATACCGGCGACTTCAAGTTCGACCAGACGCCGCTCGACGGTCTGCCGTCGGACCTGCGCCGCTTCGCGGCGCTCGGCGACGCCGGGGTGCTGGCGTTGCTCTCCGACTCGACCAACGTCGACCGTCCGGGCGTGACGCCTTCGGAGCGCAGCCTGACGGCGCGGTTCGAGGCCACCTTCCAGCGCGCGCGCGGACGCGTGCTCGTGGCGACGTTCGCGTCGCACCTGCACCGCATCCAGCAGGTGCTCGACGTCTCGGCGAAGACCGGGCGGCGGGTCGCCGTCCTCGGCCGCGGCATGGTGCAGAACGTCCAGACCGGTCAGGAGCTCGGCTACCTGCGCGTGCCGTCCGGGCTGATCGTCGATCTCGCGGAGGCGCGCGGCCTGCCGCCCGATCGGGTGACGCTGCTCTCGACCGGGAGCCAGGGCGAGCCGCTCTCGGCGCTCGCGCGGATCGCGATGGACGACCACAAGCAGGTGAAGATCGAGGCCGGCGACACCGTGATCATGTCGTCGCGCATCATCCCGGGAAACGAGAAGCCGATCGGCGACGTCATCAACCACCTGTGCCGTCGCGGCGCCGAGGTGCTGCACGAGCCGCTCGCGGGTCTGCACGTGTCCGGACACGCGAGCCAGTCGGAGCTCCGGCTCATGCTCCAGCTGACGCGTCCCCGCTATTTCGTGCCGGTGCACGGCGAGTACCGCCATCTCGTCCGCCATACCGCGCTCGCCGCCGAGATGGGGGTCGCGCCGTCCGAGTGCTTCCTGCTCGAGGACGGTGACGTCCTCGAGATCGACGCCGCGGGCGCGCGCCGCGCCGAGCCGGTGGCGTCGGGGCGCGTCTTCGTCGACGGCAAAGGCGTCGGCGACGTCGGCGACGTCGTGTTGCGCGATCGTCGGCACCTCTCCGACGGCGGCCTCGTGCTCGCCATCCTCGCCGTGAACCAGCACACCGGCGAGATCATCTCGGGCCCCGACCTCATCTCGCGCGGCTTCGTCTTCGAGGACGACAGCCAGCCGTATTTCGAGCGCGCCAAGGAAGCGGTCCTCGAGGCGCTGGCGGCGCTCGCCCCGGAGTCGCGCACGGTGCCCGCCGAGGTGAAGGAAGAGATGCGGAAGACCCTGCGGCGCTACTTCAAGAAGACGCTCGAGCGGCGGCCCGTGATCCTCCCGGTCGTGATGGAGCTCTGA
- a CDS encoding single-stranded DNA-binding protein produces MSVNKAILVGNLGKDPEIRFTGTGRAVCKFPLATTTSWNDNEGTRQERTEWHNVIVWGKQGENCGKFLSKGRQVFVEGEIRTRTYDDKDGNKRYITEIIAQNVRFLGGGGGRGTGGDPGFPEEPAAGMGGGGGGAPATDDDDIPF; encoded by the coding sequence ATGTCGGTCAACAAAGCCATCCTGGTCGGCAATCTCGGCAAGGATCCCGAGATCCGCTTCACCGGCACCGGCCGCGCCGTCTGCAAGTTCCCGCTCGCGACCACCACGAGCTGGAACGACAACGAGGGTACGCGCCAGGAGCGTACCGAGTGGCACAACGTCATCGTCTGGGGGAAGCAGGGCGAGAACTGCGGCAAGTTCCTGAGCAAGGGCCGCCAGGTGTTCGTCGAGGGCGAGATCCGCACCCGCACCTACGACGACAAGGACGGCAACAAGCGCTACATCACCGAGATCATCGCGCAGAACGTGCGCTTCCTCGGCGGCGGCGGCGGTCGCGGCACCGGCGGCGACCCGGGATTCCCCGAGGAGCCGGCGGCGGGCATGGGCGGCGGCGGAGGCGGCGCGCCCGCCACCGACGACGACGACATCCCCTTCTAG